Proteins encoded by one window of Funiculus sociatus GB2-C1:
- a CDS encoding type II toxin-antitoxin system VapC family toxin, with translation MSSKYLLDTNIIIGFFKGELAVKFIFDEIERSDATGFYCPITWVELLCYPALSDTEALEMREFLRNLRCVLLTESVLDGAAQIRRDYRTKLGDALIAACALIEGCTLVTRNVNDFQRINGLIVLNPFDS, from the coding sequence ATGAGTAGTAAATATCTACTGGATACTAACATTATCATTGGCTTCTTTAAAGGAGAGTTAGCTGTAAAATTTATCTTTGACGAAATTGAAAGGAGCGATGCTACAGGATTTTACTGTCCCATTACTTGGGTAGAGTTACTCTGTTACCCTGCGTTGAGCGACACTGAAGCGTTAGAAATGCGAGAATTTTTGCGGAATCTCAGATGTGTATTACTAACTGAATCAGTTTTAGATGGTGCTGCTCAAATCCGTCGTGATTATCGTACTAAATTAGGAGATGCTTTAATAGCAGCTTGCGCCTTGATTGAGGGTTGTACGTTAGTAACTCGCAATGTTAATGATTTTCAGCGCATCAATGGGTTGATTGTGTTGAATCCATTTGATAGTTAG